The genomic DNA ATTTACTGCAATGTGTCCGTGAGTTACGATTTGTCTAGCTTGTCTTCTAGTTTTTGCAAATCCTAATCTGTACACTACATTTTCTAATCTTCTTTCAAGATATTCGATTAATGTTAAACCAGTAACACCAAGTTTTCTTGCTGCTTCATCGTATATCTTTCTAAATTGTTTTTCCATTACGTTATATATAAATTTTGCTTTTTGTTTTTCTCTTAATTGAACTGCATACTCTGTAGGTTTTCTGTTTGCGTTAGGTCTAGGTCCTCTTTTAGAAGATTTATTAACTCCTAAAATTTGTGGTTCAATTCCTAGCGCTCTACATTTCTTCAATATAGGCTGTCTATTTCTTGCCATTTTCTAAATATTCCTCCTTTGTATTCATTTTGCCGCAATAATATTCATTTCAAAATAAATATGTGAGACTACACTCTTCTTCTTTTTGGTGGTCTACATCCATTGTGAGGGATAGGTGTAACGTCAGTTATCTTAGTTACCTCTAATCCAGCTGCTTGTAAAGATCTGATACAAGCTTCTCTTCCTGATCCAGGACCTTTCACTCTTACTTCTATTTTCTTCATTCCACTTTCCATAGCTACGTTTGCTGCTTGTTCAGCTGCAATTTGAGCTGCAAATGGAGTACCTTTTTTAGTACCTTTGAAACCAGAAGTTCCTCCTGATCTCCAACTTACAACTTTTCCTTCTGCGTCAGTAATAGCAACTATAGTGTTGTTAAAAGTTGAATGTATATGGGCTACTCCGTTAGGAATATTTTTAACTTTCTTTTTTGCTTTAGCTATCTTATTTTTAGCCAACTTAAGCTACCTCCCTTGCTAAATTATAAATTCTATAATTCCTCTAAAATGATCAATTACTTTTTAATAGGTTTTTTAGGACCTTTTACTGTTCTAGCGTTAGTTTTAGAACTTTGTCCTCTTACTGGTAGATTCATTTTGTGTCTTAGACCTCTGTAACATTTGATGTCTAAAAGTCTTTTGATTGAAAGTCTTACTTCTTTTCTAAGATCTCCCTCTACCTTGATAGTTTTGATGATATCTCTAATCTTGTTAATCTCTTCTTCAGTTAAGTCTTTAACTCTTGTATCAAAATTAACTCCAGCTTCTGTTAATACTCTTTGAGAAGTTGGTTTTCCGATACCGTAAATGTAAGTTAACGCAATCTCAACTCTTTTGTTTCTTGGGATATCTACTCCTGCTATTCTAGCCAAAATTGTTTCCTCCTCTGTCGAAAATTTTTTATATTTTTGTTGGTAATATAAACCAACTAAATACTTTCATCGATATGTTCCGCTTCCTAAACTCGGAGATGGCTCTACAGCCAACATATCTTTACAGTACTCCACGTCTTAATTGTCGTACTATTAACAAACTCTCATTCAAAATTATCCTTGAACTTGTTTGTGTTTTGGGTTTTCACATATAACCCTAACTTTTCCATGTCTCTTGATAACTTTGCACTTGTCACAAATAGGTTTAACTGATACTCTTACTTTCATTCATCTGCCTCCTTTCGTGATATTAATTTTTTTTCCTGTATACTATTCTACCCCTTGACAAGTCATAAGGAGAGATTTGTACAGTCACTCCATCTCCAGGTAAAATTTTGATATAGTTCATTCTCATTTTACCAGAGATATGGCCTAAAATAGTATGCCCATTCTCTAATTCAACTTTAAACATCGCATTTGGAAGGGCTTCTAAAATAGTACCTTCTAATTCGATAACATCTTTTTTTGACATAATTCCTCCTATCGAACAGAACTTCGAAGATTATTATAACACAATAAATATAAAAAGTCTATAAAAATATTGATTTTATTGAACTTTTTTTAGCTTTGTTATTCATTAGTTTTTAACATGTGAATAACTGCCTTGCCATGACTTATTAAATAATTTTTTTGCTCTATATATAATGTAGGTTTTACTTAAAAAGTCCAAATCCGTCAA from Fusobacterium sp. DD2 includes the following:
- the rpsD gene encoding 30S ribosomal protein S4, with the translated sequence MARNRQPILKKCRALGIEPQILGVNKSSKRGPRPNANRKPTEYAVQLREKQKAKFIYNVMEKQFRKIYDEAARKLGVTGLTLIEYLERRLENVVYRLGFAKTRRQARQIVTHGHIAVNGRRVNIPSYRVKVGDVISVIENSKNIEIIKASVEEATVPAWLELDKAAFSGKVLQNPTKDDLDFELNESLIVEFYSR
- the rpsK gene encoding 30S ribosomal protein S11 yields the protein MAKNKIAKAKKKVKNIPNGVAHIHSTFNNTIVAITDAEGKVVSWRSGGTSGFKGTKKGTPFAAQIAAEQAANVAMESGMKKIEVRVKGPGSGREACIRSLQAAGLEVTKITDVTPIPHNGCRPPKRRRV
- the rpsM gene encoding 30S ribosomal protein S13; its protein translation is MARIAGVDIPRNKRVEIALTYIYGIGKPTSQRVLTEAGVNFDTRVKDLTEEEINKIRDIIKTIKVEGDLRKEVRLSIKRLLDIKCYRGLRHKMNLPVRGQSSKTNARTVKGPKKPIKK
- the rpmJ gene encoding 50S ribosomal protein L36, which encodes MKVRVSVKPICDKCKVIKRHGKVRVICENPKHKQVQG
- the infA gene encoding translation initiation factor IF-1, which produces MSKKDVIELEGTILEALPNAMFKVELENGHTILGHISGKMRMNYIKILPGDGVTVQISPYDLSRGRIVYRKKN